A window from Symphalangus syndactylus isolate Jambi chromosome 22, NHGRI_mSymSyn1-v2.1_pri, whole genome shotgun sequence encodes these proteins:
- the MAD2L2 gene encoding mitotic spindle assembly checkpoint protein MAD2B produces the protein MTTLTRQDLNFGQVVADVLCEFLEVAVHLILYVREVYPVGIFQKRKKYNVPVQMSCHPELNQYIQDTLHCVKPLLEKNDVEKVVVVILDKEHRPVEKFVFEITQPPLLSISSDSLLSHVEQLLRAFILKISVCDAVLDHNPPGCTFTVLVHTREAATRNMEKIQVIKDFPWILADEQDVHMHDPRLIPLKTMTSDILKMQLYVEERAHKGS, from the exons ATGACCACGCTCACACGACAAGACCTCAACTTTGGCCAAG TGGTGGCCGATGTGCTCTGCGAGTTCCTGGAGGTGGCTGTGCATCTCATCCTCTATGTGCGCGAGGTCTACCCCGTGGGCATCTTCCAGAAACGCAAGAAGTACAACGTGCCGGTCCAG ATGTCCTGCCACCCGGAGCTGAATCAGTATATCCAGGACACACTGCACTGCGTCAAGCCACTCCTGGAGAAG AATGATGTGGAgaaagtggtggtggtgattttgGATAAAGAGCACCGTCCAGTGGAGAAATTCGTCTTTGAGATCACCCAGCCTCCACTGCTGTCCATTAG CTCAGACTCCCTGTTGTCTCATGTGGAGCAACTGCTCCGGGCCTTCATCCTGAAGATCAGCGTGTGCGATGCTGTCCTGGACCACAACCCCCCAG GCTGTACCTTCACAGTCCTGGTGCACACGAGAGAAGCCGCCACTCGCAACATGGAGAAGATCCAGGTCATCAAG GATTTCCCCTGGATCCTGGCGGATGAGCAGGATGTCCACATGCATGACCCCCGGCTGATACCACTAAAAACCATGACGTCGGACATTTTAAAG ATGCAGCTTTACGTGGAAGAGCGTGCTCATAAAGGCAGCTGA